One window of Desulfarculus baarsii DSM 2075 genomic DNA carries:
- a CDS encoding cofactor-independent phosphoglycerate mutase, which translates to MKYIVLVGDGMGDLPVDELGGQTVLQAAHTPNMDRLAASGLLGLTKTIPEGMEPGSDVANMSLMGYDPARYHTGRSPIEAASMGVDLGPEEIAFRCNLVTLDYGPPALMIDYSAGHIDSETAAGLVGALQRALGRDGLTFHPGVSYRHLLVWRGGPLDAATVPPHDRTGQRVDDALDGPGPARAVAELIRASWPVLRDHPINAERLAKGLRPANSIWLWGQGTKPALPTVGQRFGLSGRTISAVDLVKGLGVLAGLPPVDVPGATGWLDTNYAGKIAAALAALAEGDMAFVHVEAPDEAGHGGDYRKKLQAIEDFDAKVVGPIVKGAADLGRYRVLLMPDHYTPLCTKTHGRQAVPFVIWDSARAAAGGAGFNEPAAAATGLVVERAHELLPMLVEVK; encoded by the coding sequence ATGAAATACATCGTTTTGGTGGGCGACGGCATGGGCGATCTGCCCGTGGACGAACTGGGCGGCCAGACCGTCCTGCAAGCGGCCCACACCCCCAACATGGATCGTCTGGCCGCCAGCGGCCTGCTGGGCCTGACCAAGACCATCCCCGAGGGCATGGAGCCGGGCTCGGACGTGGCCAACATGTCGCTGATGGGCTATGATCCGGCCCGCTATCACACGGGCCGCTCGCCCATCGAGGCCGCCTCCATGGGCGTGGACCTGGGGCCGGAGGAGATCGCCTTTCGCTGCAATCTGGTCACGCTCGACTACGGCCCGCCCGCGCTGATGATCGACTATTCGGCCGGCCACATCGATAGCGAAACCGCCGCCGGGCTGGTGGGCGCCCTGCAACGGGCCCTGGGCCGCGACGGCCTGACCTTCCACCCCGGCGTGAGTTATCGGCACTTGTTGGTCTGGCGCGGCGGACCCCTGGACGCGGCCACCGTGCCGCCCCACGACCGCACCGGCCAACGGGTCGATGACGCCCTCGACGGGCCCGGCCCGGCCCGGGCCGTGGCCGAACTGATCCGCGCCAGTTGGCCCGTGCTGCGGGATCACCCGATCAACGCCGAGCGCCTGGCCAAGGGCCTGCGGCCGGCCAACAGCATCTGGCTGTGGGGCCAGGGCACCAAGCCGGCCCTGCCCACGGTGGGCCAGCGCTTCGGCCTGAGCGGCCGGACGATCTCGGCGGTGGACTTGGTCAAGGGCCTGGGCGTGCTGGCCGGTCTGCCGCCGGTGGACGTGCCGGGGGCCACGGGCTGGCTGGACACCAACTACGCCGGCAAGATCGCCGCCGCCCTGGCGGCCCTGGCCGAGGGCGACATGGCCTTCGTGCACGTGGAGGCCCCCGACGAGGCCGGCCACGGCGGGGATTATCGCAAAAAGCTCCAGGCCATCGAGGATTTCGACGCCAAGGTTGTCGGGCCCATCGTCAAGGGCGCGGCCGACCTGGGGCGCTATCGAGTGTTGCTCATGCCCGATCACTACACGCCGCTGTGCACCAAGACCCACGGCCGTCAGGCGGTGCCGTTCGTGATCTGGGATTCGGCCCGGGCGGCGGCCGGCGGGGCCGGCTTCAACGAGCCGGCGGCGGCGGCCACGGGCCTGGTGGTCGAAAGGGCCCACGAGCTGTTGCCCATGCTGGTGGAGGTCAAGTGA
- a CDS encoding acyl-CoA thioesterase, with the protein MIHRWRMRPLFGDTDSMGVVYHGNYLRYFERGRAELMRAAGRAYTELMDLGLHLPVSEAWVKYHRPARYDDDLVIETSVDWIKKASLRFEYKIVRAAGDDEVLLVSGATVHACVDGQGRVRPLPQWLTGLTKRSDE; encoded by the coding sequence GTGATCCACCGCTGGCGGATGCGCCCGCTTTTTGGCGACACCGACTCGATGGGCGTGGTCTATCACGGCAATTATCTGCGCTATTTCGAGCGTGGACGGGCCGAACTGATGCGCGCGGCCGGCCGGGCCTACACCGAGTTGATGGACCTGGGCCTGCATCTGCCGGTCAGCGAGGCCTGGGTCAAGTATCACCGGCCGGCGCGCTACGACGACGATCTGGTCATCGAAACCAGCGTGGATTGGATCAAGAAGGCCTCGCTGCGCTTCGAGTACAAGATTGTCCGCGCGGCGGGCGACGATGAGGTTTTGTTGGTCAGCGGGGCCACGGTCCACGCCTGCGTCGACGGCCAGGGCCGCGTGCGGCCGCTGCCCCAATGGTTGACCGGGTTGACTAAACGCTCGGACGAGTGA